From a single Pseudomonas cremoricolorata genomic region:
- a CDS encoding penicillin acylase family protein, giving the protein MKTRLSLLALSVVLTLAACVGVYLYQKQPQRQGDIRLAGLQAPVQVDYDARGVPHLQAQNEADLYRALGYVHAQDRLFQMELMRRLARGELAEVLGKALVPTDALFRSLRIAERATRMAQRQDRQGATWQALQAYLQGVNAWQAEHRPMEFDLLGITPRPFTAEDTFSIAGYLAYSFAAAFRTEPALTYIRDQLGSDYLRVFDLDWQPTGSVAAPLATADWRGLEHLARTSHEALQLTGIAQFEGSNAWAVSGSHTRSGKPLLAGDPHISFAVPSVWYEAELSAPGFNLYGHHLALTPFALLGHNAEFAWSLTMFQNDDVDLVREQVNPANSEQVLIDGRWQLLERRAESIAVKGEPAQVIELRRSAHGPIVNRVLGDSAGDAPIALWWAFLETENPILDGFYQINRAASLTQMREAASKIHAPGLNLVWANAAGDIGWWAAAQLPIRPDGVNPAFLLDGSSHAADKLGFRPFSDNPQEENPARGYVVSANAQPPGEVAIPGYYNLADRGRRLDQRLREGGTQWDTARSQALQREVGSDYGPRTLAPLLPTLRRVAEGDRQQALVQALADWQGDYPLESTAATLFNQFLYELAFAALHDELGDTWFEVLLGTRAIDAALPRLAADASSPWWQNRHEPSASGREAVVRLAWQRSLSHLQALYGEDPAGWHWGQAHTLTHHHPLGAKKPLNLLLDIGPFEAPGSHEVPNNLSAKIGPAPWPVTYGPSTRRVIDFAHPQLARTLNPVGQSGVPFDRHYADQAQAYITGQDFPARQPTEDGQSTLRLLPANPSQQE; this is encoded by the coding sequence ATGAAAACTCGCCTGAGCCTGCTGGCGCTGAGCGTCGTGCTGACCCTGGCCGCCTGTGTCGGCGTCTACCTCTATCAGAAACAACCACAACGCCAAGGCGACATACGCCTGGCCGGCTTGCAGGCGCCGGTGCAGGTCGACTACGACGCCCGCGGCGTGCCGCATCTCCAGGCGCAGAACGAGGCTGACCTGTACCGAGCGCTGGGCTATGTGCACGCCCAGGATCGCCTGTTCCAGATGGAGCTGATGCGCCGCCTCGCCCGTGGCGAACTGGCCGAAGTACTCGGCAAGGCCCTGGTGCCCACCGATGCGCTGTTTCGCAGCCTGCGCATCGCCGAACGCGCCACGCGCATGGCGCAACGTCAGGACCGCCAGGGCGCCACCTGGCAGGCGCTGCAGGCCTACCTCCAGGGCGTCAACGCCTGGCAGGCCGAACACCGGCCGATGGAATTCGACCTGCTCGGCATCACTCCGCGCCCATTCACCGCCGAGGACACCTTCAGCATTGCCGGCTACCTGGCCTACAGCTTCGCGGCGGCGTTTCGCACCGAACCTGCGCTGACCTACATTCGTGACCAACTGGGCAGCGACTATCTGCGGGTGTTCGATCTCGACTGGCAGCCCACCGGTAGCGTCGCCGCCCCCTTGGCCACTGCCGACTGGCGCGGCCTCGAACACTTGGCGCGGACCAGCCATGAGGCCCTGCAGCTCACCGGCATCGCCCAGTTCGAAGGCAGCAACGCCTGGGCGGTGTCTGGCAGCCATACCCGCAGCGGCAAGCCGCTGCTGGCCGGCGACCCGCACATCAGCTTCGCCGTGCCGTCGGTGTGGTACGAGGCCGAGCTGAGCGCGCCAGGCTTCAACCTCTATGGCCATCACCTGGCGCTGACGCCGTTCGCCCTGCTCGGGCACAACGCCGAGTTCGCCTGGAGCCTGACCATGTTCCAGAACGATGACGTCGACCTTGTCCGCGAGCAGGTCAATCCAGCCAACAGCGAGCAGGTGCTGATCGACGGGCGCTGGCAACTCCTCGAACGCCGCGCCGAATCGATTGCCGTCAAAGGTGAGCCAGCGCAGGTGATCGAACTGCGCCGTTCGGCCCACGGCCCGATCGTCAATCGCGTGCTGGGCGACAGCGCAGGCGATGCGCCGATTGCCCTATGGTGGGCGTTTCTGGAAACCGAAAACCCTATTCTCGACGGCTTCTACCAGATCAACCGCGCCGCCTCGCTGACGCAGATGCGCGAAGCGGCGAGCAAAATCCACGCTCCGGGGTTGAATCTGGTGTGGGCCAACGCCGCTGGCGACATCGGCTGGTGGGCCGCGGCGCAGTTGCCGATTCGCCCCGACGGGGTCAATCCGGCGTTCCTTCTCGACGGCAGCAGCCACGCCGCCGACAAGCTGGGCTTTCGCCCCTTCAGCGACAACCCGCAGGAGGAAAACCCGGCGCGCGGCTATGTGGTTTCGGCCAACGCACAGCCGCCTGGCGAGGTCGCCATCCCCGGCTACTACAACCTGGCCGACCGCGGCCGCCGCCTCGACCAGCGTCTGCGCGAAGGCGGCACGCAGTGGGACACCGCGCGCAGCCAGGCGCTGCAACGCGAGGTCGGCAGCGACTACGGCCCGCGCACCCTGGCACCGCTGCTGCCGACCTTGCGCCGGGTGGCCGAGGGTGATCGGCAACAGGCACTGGTTCAGGCCTTGGCAGACTGGCAAGGCGACTACCCGCTGGAGTCCACGGCGGCCACGCTGTTCAACCAGTTCCTCTATGAGCTGGCCTTCGCCGCCCTGCATGACGAGCTGGGCGACACCTGGTTCGAGGTGCTGCTGGGCACCCGCGCCATCGATGCCGCGCTGCCGCGCCTGGCAGCCGATGCCAGCTCACCCTGGTGGCAGAACCGCCATGAGCCATCGGCAAGTGGGCGCGAGGCGGTGGTGCGCCTGGCCTGGCAACGCAGCCTGAGCCACCTGCAAGCGCTCTATGGGGAGGATCCGGCAGGCTGGCACTGGGGCCAGGCACACACCCTCACCCACCACCACCCGCTGGGGGCGAAAAAACCGCTGAACCTGCTGCTGGACATCGGCCCGTTCGAAGCACCGGGCAGCCACGAAGTGCCGAACAATCTATCGGCAAAAATCGGCCCGGCGCCCTGGCCCGTCACTTATGGCCCCTCGACGCGGCGGGTGATCGACTTCGCCCACCCGCAGCTGGCACGCACCCTCAACCCGGTCGGCCAGAGCGGTGTGCCCTTCGACCGCCACTACGCCGACCAGGCCCAGGCATACATAACTGGACAAGATTTCCCGGCGCGCCAACCCACGGAGGATGGCCAGAGCACGCTACGCTTGCTCCCCGCCAACCCTAGCCAACAGGAATAG
- a CDS encoding alpha/beta fold hydrolase has translation MDKHFIDIEGARLSYVDQGQGPVVLMGHSYLWSAEMWAPQVEALSTRYRVIVPELWGHGDSAPPPPGTTDMAALARQYLQLLDALSISRCHVVGLSVGGMWGVHLALAHPSRVDRLVLMDTYLGAEPDPTRERYFALLDAASQAGEFTDPLLDIIVPIFFHAGGATVPEVRERFRSDLKAFSAETIRNSIDPLGRLIFGRENLLEQLSQLPAERSIVLGGDQDIPRPPAEANEMSRLIGCLAAQIPDAGHISSLENPRVINDFLLNWLPRAAG, from the coding sequence ATGGACAAACACTTCATCGACATCGAAGGCGCACGCCTGAGCTACGTCGACCAAGGCCAGGGGCCGGTCGTGCTGATGGGGCACAGCTACCTGTGGTCTGCCGAAATGTGGGCACCGCAGGTCGAAGCCCTGTCTACCCGCTATCGAGTGATCGTCCCGGAGCTCTGGGGCCATGGTGATTCGGCACCGCCACCGCCCGGCACCACCGACATGGCCGCCCTGGCGCGCCAGTACCTGCAACTGCTCGACGCCCTGAGCATCAGCCGCTGCCATGTCGTCGGGCTGTCGGTGGGCGGGATGTGGGGCGTGCACCTGGCCCTTGCGCACCCGTCGCGAGTCGATCGTCTGGTGCTGATGGACACCTACCTGGGCGCTGAACCCGACCCCACCCGCGAGCGCTATTTCGCCCTGCTCGACGCCGCTTCCCAAGCCGGTGAGTTCACCGACCCGTTGCTGGACATCATCGTGCCGATCTTCTTCCACGCCGGTGGCGCAACGGTACCTGAAGTGCGCGAGCGCTTTCGCAGCGATTTGAAAGCCTTCAGCGCCGAGACCATCCGCAATAGCATCGACCCCTTGGGCCGGCTGATCTTCGGTCGGGAAAACCTGCTTGAACAGCTCAGCCAACTGCCTGCCGAGCGCAGCATCGTTCTGGGTGGCGATCAGGACATCCCGCGTCCACCCGCCGAAGCCAATGAAATGTCCCGTCTGATCGGCTGTCTGGCGGCGCAGATACCCGATGCCGGGCACATCTCCAGCCTCGAGAACCCCAGGGTGATCAATGATTTTCTGCTGAACTGGCTGCCGCGCGCGGCGGGCTGA
- a CDS encoding MetQ/NlpA family ABC transporter substrate-binding protein, with protein MKKTLLTTALAAALAFTGLASAAEKLVVAATPVPHAEILELIKPTLAKEGVDLEIKVFTDYVQPNVQVDQKRLDANYFQTLPYLKNFNEGKGTNLVTVVGVHVEPFGGYSKKVKSLDELKQGATVAIPNEGSNSGRALLLLQKAGLITLKDPNNALATPKDIVKNDKQLKFRELESAMLPRVLDQVDLDMINTNYALEAGLNPAKDALVIEGSDSPYVNFLVARPDNKDSDAMQKLAKALTSPEVKTFIEKKYQGAVLPAF; from the coding sequence ATGAAGAAGACGTTGCTGACCACGGCCCTGGCCGCTGCCCTCGCATTCACTGGCCTGGCCTCGGCGGCTGAAAAACTGGTGGTGGCTGCCACCCCGGTGCCGCATGCCGAGATCCTCGAGCTGATCAAGCCAACCCTGGCCAAAGAAGGCGTGGACCTGGAAATCAAGGTCTTCACCGACTACGTGCAGCCCAACGTACAGGTCGACCAGAAGCGTTTGGATGCCAACTACTTCCAGACCTTGCCGTACCTGAAGAACTTCAACGAAGGCAAAGGCACCAACTTGGTGACCGTGGTCGGCGTGCACGTCGAACCCTTCGGTGGCTACTCCAAGAAGGTCAAGAGCCTTGACGAGCTCAAGCAAGGCGCCACCGTCGCCATTCCCAACGAGGGCAGCAACAGCGGCCGCGCCTTGCTGCTGCTGCAAAAAGCCGGGTTGATCACCCTGAAAGACCCGAACAATGCCCTGGCGACCCCCAAGGACATCGTCAAGAACGACAAGCAGCTGAAATTCCGTGAGCTGGAATCGGCCATGCTGCCGCGGGTTCTCGACCAGGTCGACCTGGACATGATCAACACCAACTATGCCCTGGAAGCGGGCTTGAACCCGGCCAAGGATGCGCTGGTCATCGAAGGCAGCGACTCGCCGTACGTCAACTTCCTGGTGGCTCGCCCGGACAACAAGGACAGCGATGCCATGCAGAAACTGGCCAAGGCCCTGACCAGCCCTGAAGTGAAAACCTTCATCGAGAAGAAATACCAGGGCGCGGTACTGCCCGCGTTCTGA
- a CDS encoding sigma 54-interacting transcriptional regulator, producing the protein MPFHNTFGQPLLTFPELDKSPLSIRAKALVFVDPRSQQLRYQLERLAPQPLPVLIRGETGSGKELLARQIHRASDRAGLFVSVNCAAISPTYADAELFGYSAGSHGGTASGRAGWFGSANGGTLYLDEIADLPLAIQGKLLAALENREVTRVGAQRPQAVDVRLVAASSIDLADAVRAGLFNERLYHYLHEGELQLPALRARVGDILPLAEYFVGIYSARLDRPVPLLSEAAQLVLEGYDWPGNTRELENVIHFALLVSHGPEVLPEHLGLPPADPIEQLAAKAAQLGASREPQTLERLRDTLRQALAQLEFGESGQGVAGSRSNRNND; encoded by the coding sequence ATGCCGTTCCACAACACCTTCGGCCAGCCACTGCTGACCTTTCCCGAACTGGACAAAAGCCCGCTGAGCATTCGCGCCAAGGCGCTGGTGTTCGTCGACCCGCGCTCGCAGCAACTGCGTTACCAGCTCGAACGCCTGGCGCCGCAGCCTTTGCCGGTGCTGATTCGCGGTGAGACCGGCAGTGGCAAGGAGCTGTTGGCGCGGCAGATCCACCGGGCCAGCGACCGGGCAGGGCTGTTCGTTTCAGTCAACTGCGCGGCGATCAGCCCGACCTATGCCGATGCCGAGCTGTTCGGCTACAGCGCCGGCAGCCATGGCGGCACGGCCAGTGGCCGCGCCGGCTGGTTCGGCTCGGCCAACGGCGGCACGTTGTATCTGGATGAAATCGCCGACCTGCCGCTGGCGATTCAGGGCAAGTTGCTCGCCGCCCTGGAAAACCGCGAGGTCACCCGCGTTGGCGCGCAGCGCCCGCAGGCGGTGGATGTGCGGCTGGTGGCGGCGTCGAGCATCGACCTTGCCGATGCGGTGCGCGCTGGCCTGTTCAACGAGCGGCTGTATCACTATTTGCATGAGGGCGAGCTGCAACTGCCAGCGCTGCGCGCGCGGGTCGGTGACATCCTGCCGCTTGCCGAATACTTCGTAGGCATCTACAGCGCGCGACTCGACCGGCCTGTTCCTTTGCTGAGCGAAGCGGCACAGTTGGTGCTGGAAGGGTATGACTGGCCCGGTAATACCCGCGAGCTGGAAAACGTCATCCACTTTGCCCTGTTGGTCAGCCACGGACCTGAAGTGCTGCCTGAACACCTCGGGTTGCCCCCTGCCGACCCCATCGAACAGCTGGCAGCCAAAGCGGCGCAACTCGGCGCCAGCCGCGAGCCGCAGACCCTGGAACGCCTGCGCGACACCCTGCGTCAGGCACTGGCGCAGCTTGAATTCGGCGAGTCGGGGCAGGGCGTTGCGGGCAGCAGGAGCAACAGGAATAACGACTGA
- a CDS encoding alpha/beta hydrolase yields the protein MRNESIRYLIVPGWQGSPDNHWQSHWQRTLPNSARVEQLDWFTPQREDWVSALEQAISAERSPVILVAHSLGCVTVAHWAAQASPTLLRRVRAALLVAPADVERPGCAAALRNFAPIPRQRLPFATHVVSSDNDPAVSVPRAMCLAQDWGAEVGLLASAGHINVKSGHECWEQGFAYLYRLQGRAEQRSLRRA from the coding sequence ATGCGCAATGAGTCGATCCGCTATCTGATCGTGCCGGGCTGGCAAGGATCGCCAGACAACCATTGGCAGAGTCACTGGCAGCGTACCCTGCCTAACAGCGCGCGGGTCGAGCAACTCGACTGGTTCACCCCGCAGCGCGAGGACTGGGTGTCGGCGCTGGAGCAGGCGATCTCCGCCGAGCGCTCGCCGGTGATTCTGGTAGCCCATAGCCTGGGTTGCGTCACCGTGGCGCACTGGGCCGCACAGGCCAGCCCGACCCTGCTGCGCCGGGTGCGCGCGGCATTGCTGGTGGCGCCTGCCGACGTCGAGCGCCCTGGCTGCGCCGCTGCGCTGCGCAACTTCGCACCGATTCCAAGGCAGCGCCTGCCGTTCGCCACCCATGTGGTGAGTTCCGATAACGACCCAGCCGTCAGCGTGCCACGGGCGATGTGCCTGGCCCAGGACTGGGGTGCCGAGGTGGGCTTGTTGGCCAGCGCCGGGCACATCAACGTCAAGTCCGGGCACGAGTGCTGGGAACAGGGCTTCGCCTACCTCTATCGATTGCAGGGCCGGGCCGAACAGCGCAGCCTGCGCCGCGCCTGA